GGGGTACGGGTAAACGTGGGGTACGGGTAAACGTGGGGTACGGGTAAACGTGGGGGGATTCCTAGGCAGCGGCCAGGGATGCTTTCAGGTCTACCTGCAGCCGAGATTCCTGCTGAACCAAGCCCTTCATGGCAGCGGACTGCAACTGCATAAAGGCTGCCCGATCGTCTTCGTCATACTTGTGACTCAAGAGGAGCCGTAGTTTTTCTTCGGCTTCGATCGAAAGTAACCCTGTTGCCAAAGCCTGTTGAACAATTTCACGGATACTGGTCATAGCAACACCCCAAGCACAATGGATAGGACAAAATTAGATCAATGACTAAAAAATTGGGACTTAAAGACTGATTGCTGGAAAATCTAATTGCCGAAGGGACTCAAGGTTCCAGCCATTTTCAAGAAGCGATGGAGCGAACAGACGTTTCATCTACGTAAAGTCTCTGCACGGTAGCCCGATCAGGATAATCCGATGGAGAGTTGCTTCAAATCTTGACAGTCAGTGATTTCAGGAAATTCTTTGATAAGTATGTACAGATATACGGTGTAAACCCTCCCAAATTTTATAAAACAGACTACAAAATTGTAGAGATTTTGAGGATTTGGCAATGTTTCTAGAATATATTCCATGATTTCCCGATAAAACCTGAAACTGTCTCAGCTAGAAACTTTTGAGCTGCAACAATTTCTGGGCTCAGCACCATGGCTGTGGTCGGTAGGGTCTGCGAGAAATTCAGCAAGAGTGATAGGTTGGTATAGCACCCATTCAGTTTCATAGGTTTCTTTTTTTGTGGGCATTCTGACGCTGCGATCGATTCAAAAAGACTTTGGAATTAAGGAAGTATTGCGGGATGCCAACTTCAGCTTGGAGCCGAGCGATCGGGTGGGCCTAATTGGCACCAATGGTTCAGGAAAATCCACGCTGTTGAAAATGATTGCGGGACTTGAACCCGTCGATGGTGGGACCATCGAGTTTCAAAATGGCCTGCGCGTGGTCTATCTGCCCCAACAACCGCCCGTGGACGAGACTCGAACGGTACTGGAGCAGGTCTTTGCAGATAGCGGAGACAAAGCATCGTTGGTGCAGCAGTATGAGGAACTCTCGGAGCAGTTAGCCAAGGTCGGGCATCACCCCGATTTGCTTAACCATGATCAACTTATGGGGCGACTCTCCCAAGTTATGCAGGAAATGGATCGGGTGGGTGCCTGGGAATTGGAAACCAAGGCCAAGATCATCCTGAGTAAATTGGGGATCCAAGATTTTGAGGCCAAGGTCGGTGATTTATCCGGCGGGTACCGTAAGCGGATTGCGATCGCGACGGCGCTGTTAGCGGAACCGGATGTGCTGCTGATGGATGAGCCGACGAACCATTTAGATGCGGATTCGGTGGATTGGTTACAGAGTTACCTGGCGCGGTACCGGGGGGCGTTGTTGCTGGTCACCCACGATCGCTACTTTCTGGACAAGGTGACCAACCGCATTCTGGAAATCGATCAGGCGGATTTATATCCCTACGACGGAAACTATTCCTACTACCTAGAAAAGAAATCAGCCCAAGAAGAATCCGCTGCCAGTTCCCAACGCAAGTTTGCGGGGGTGCTGCGGCGGGAGTTGGAATGGCTCAAGCGAGGCCCCAAGGCGCGTAGCACCAAGCAAAAAGCTCGCATCGATCGCATCCAAGCCATGCGGGAAACGGAATTTAAACAAGGCCAGGGCAAGGTGGACATTTCCACCGCTGGACGGCGCATTGGCAAAAAGGTGATTGACCTGGCGAAGATTAGCAAAGCCTACGGCGATCGCACGTTGATCAAAGATTTTTCCTACGAGTTCAGCCCCGAAGACCGCATTGGCATCATTGGCGGCAATGGCGCAGGCAAATCGACGCTGATGAATATCATCACGGGGCGCGTTCAACCGGATGCGGGCACGGTGGAGATCGGCAGTACGATTCAGTTTGGCTATTTTGACCAGCACTCCGAGGATTTAGACAGCGGGATTAACAATAATCAACGGGTCATTGACTACCTCAAGACGGTGGCGGAGTTGGTCAAGACGGCGGATGGCTCGGTGATTACGGCGTCGCAGATGTTGGAGCGCTTTTTATTCACGCCGAATCAGCAGTATGCACCGATCGGGAAACTGTCTGGGGGCGAGCGGCGGCGGCTCTTTCTGCTGCGGGTGTTGATGGCGGCCCCTAATGTGTTGATTTTGGACGAGCCGACCAATGATTTGGATGTGCAAACGTTGGCGGTGTTGGAGGAATACCTAGAGGACTTTAAGGGCTGTGTGATTGTGGTGTCCCACGATCGCTATTTCCTCGATCGCACGGTGGATTCGATTTTTGCCCTGGAACCGGGCGGCAATATCAAACGCTATCCCGGCAACTATTCCGTTTATCTGGACTACAAAAAAGATGAAGTGAACGAAGCGGAGGCGATCGCGCCAGCCAAGGGGAAGGTGGAGGCGGTCGGCAGCGATCGGGCAGAAGCCGCAACGCCCAACGCTCCGACGACTAGCAAATCAGCGGATAAACCCCGGAAGCTGTCCTACAAGGAAAAGCGGGAGTTTGAACAACTGGAAACCGACATTCCTAAAATGGAAGCGGAAAAGGCTGAGATTGAAAAAATGCTGTACGAAAATCCTCCAGCGGGATACAGCGAAGTGCAACAGTTATCGGAACGGTTGGCCTTTCTCAATACGGAAATTGAGCGTTGTACAGAACGTTGGCTGGAGTTAGCGGAGTTTGCATAGCGCGAGTGCAATAAACAAAATTGTCCCCCACAAATCCCCTGTACTGGGACGCAGAATTCACTTTCGGGGGGTGTCGGGGGAGTAGAGTCCCCTGACATGGCAGGGGGGCGGGGAGAAGTTCCCCGATCTTTGCTGCGTAGCAGCCCCGACGATCGAGCCGCACCACGCAAAGCGATCGAGCTAAGGAGTGGCGGGCGGGAGTTCCAGGGCGATCGCCCCCAGTTTACCTACACGGAAATCATTGAGGATCAGTTTGGCCGATCGATCCTTGCTGCCGTGGAATTTTAAATCCGCGAGGTCTTGCACAAAGTCTTCACCGGTGATGTCGCTGGCGTTAATTTCGTAGCGATCGGTGAGCGGTTGTTCTTGGTGCTGCGTTTTCAGCAAATCGATGAAATGGGCTGCAATCCGCTGGTGGTCGTAGGCCGCTTCACCGATGTCGTCACAGATTGCCAATTTAATGGCCGCATCTTGGTCATCCAGCTTGTTGGGCAACACCCCCGGTGCATCTAACAATTCAATTTGGTCGGAAATTCTCACCCAGCGCAGTGCCCGCGTCACCCCTGCCCGTCGTGCACTGTCCACTACCCGCTTGCCCAACAGGCGAT
The window above is part of the Alkalinema sp. FACHB-956 genome. Proteins encoded here:
- a CDS encoding ATP-binding cassette domain-containing protein, whose product is MGILTLRSIQKDFGIKEVLRDANFSLEPSDRVGLIGTNGSGKSTLLKMIAGLEPVDGGTIEFQNGLRVVYLPQQPPVDETRTVLEQVFADSGDKASLVQQYEELSEQLAKVGHHPDLLNHDQLMGRLSQVMQEMDRVGAWELETKAKIILSKLGIQDFEAKVGDLSGGYRKRIAIATALLAEPDVLLMDEPTNHLDADSVDWLQSYLARYRGALLLVTHDRYFLDKVTNRILEIDQADLYPYDGNYSYYLEKKSAQEESAASSQRKFAGVLRRELEWLKRGPKARSTKQKARIDRIQAMRETEFKQGQGKVDISTAGRRIGKKVIDLAKISKAYGDRTLIKDFSYEFSPEDRIGIIGGNGAGKSTLMNIITGRVQPDAGTVEIGSTIQFGYFDQHSEDLDSGINNNQRVIDYLKTVAELVKTADGSVITASQMLERFLFTPNQQYAPIGKLSGGERRRLFLLRVLMAAPNVLILDEPTNDLDVQTLAVLEEYLEDFKGCVIVVSHDRYFLDRTVDSIFALEPGGNIKRYPGNYSVYLDYKKDEVNEAEAIAPAKGKVEAVGSDRAEAATPNAPTTSKSADKPRKLSYKEKREFEQLETDIPKMEAEKAEIEKMLYENPPAGYSEVQQLSERLAFLNTEIERCTERWLELAEFA
- the ylqF gene encoding ribosome biogenesis GTPase YlqF, encoding MSTPPIQWYPGHIAKAERLLTDQLKKVDVVLEVRDARIPFATHHPNVGQWIGTKGRVLVMNRMDMIPDETRQQWQAWLKENDISPQFTDGHGGRGIKELAGAIKQAGAAINRRRKERGMLPRPIRCVVIGFPNVGKSAIINRLLGKRVVDSARRAGVTRALRWVRISDQIELLDAPGVLPNKLDDQDAAIKLAICDDIGEAAYDHQRIAAHFIDLLKTQHQEQPLTDRYEINASDITGEDFVQDLADLKFHGSKDRSAKLILNDFRVGKLGAIALELPPATP